Proteins encoded within one genomic window of Mycolicibacterium aubagnense:
- a CDS encoding phytoene desaturase family protein: MAQFDAIVVGAGHNGLASAVMLQKAGLRTLCLEAKLYSGGMASTVELFDGFKFEIAGSEQFPTSLKVSQELGLDQVPSVEQEVMSVNVRGIGDEPLLFYSDPMKLLTHMNEVHGAEAVNGMAGLMAWSMAPARALGRFDAGLPPKTYDEMYACATNEFERSAITDMLFGSVTDVLDRYLPDKDKHGAIRGMLSVLACNSTYRGPATPGSAAALAFGLAVPTDGASLMRKLKGGIGALAKHLEDTFVAHGGEVRLRSAVAAITVADGRVTGVRLDDGTEITAPVVVSSLAPSVTVDRLLGGAVPDDVRARYTRVDHRGSYLQMHFALDGTPEFAEPYEILNNPELQGTIGLFSTPEELQQQWEDSRRGVVPADPSVAWQIPSVLDPELAPPGKHASSAFALWFPIEGGGDYGAMKREMGQRVIDKITRVAPNFEKLILRHTTFTPRHMDRMFGAPGGDYCHGLIHPEQMGPNRPGPRGYLDQELPVQGVYLGGAGCHGGPAVNFIPGYNAAHAVLNT, encoded by the coding sequence ATGGCGCAATTCGACGCAATCGTGGTGGGAGCGGGGCACAACGGGCTGGCTTCGGCGGTGATGCTGCAGAAAGCCGGCCTACGCACACTGTGTCTGGAAGCCAAGCTGTACTCCGGCGGCATGGCCTCGACCGTCGAGCTGTTCGACGGCTTCAAGTTCGAGATCGCCGGGTCTGAGCAGTTCCCGACCTCTCTCAAGGTGAGCCAGGAGCTGGGCCTGGACCAGGTGCCGAGCGTCGAGCAGGAAGTCATGTCGGTGAACGTGCGCGGCATCGGCGACGAACCGTTGCTCTTCTACTCCGATCCCATGAAGCTGCTCACTCACATGAACGAGGTGCACGGCGCCGAAGCCGTCAACGGCATGGCCGGGCTGATGGCCTGGAGTATGGCGCCGGCGCGAGCCCTCGGCCGGTTTGATGCCGGACTCCCGCCCAAGACCTACGACGAGATGTATGCCTGCGCCACAAACGAATTCGAGCGGTCAGCCATCACCGACATGCTGTTCGGCTCGGTGACCGACGTCCTCGACCGCTACTTGCCGGACAAGGACAAGCACGGTGCCATCCGCGGCATGCTGTCGGTGCTGGCGTGCAACTCCACCTACCGCGGGCCGGCCACCCCGGGCAGCGCGGCCGCGCTGGCCTTCGGGCTCGCCGTCCCCACCGACGGTGCGTCGCTGATGCGAAAGCTCAAGGGCGGCATCGGCGCACTGGCCAAGCACCTCGAGGACACGTTTGTCGCCCACGGCGGTGAGGTCCGGTTACGCAGTGCGGTCGCGGCCATCACTGTTGCCGACGGCCGGGTCACCGGCGTCCGGTTGGACGACGGCACCGAAATCACTGCACCCGTGGTGGTTTCGTCGCTCGCGCCGTCGGTGACGGTGGACCGGCTGCTCGGCGGCGCCGTGCCCGACGACGTGCGGGCCCGGTACACCCGTGTCGACCATCGTGGCAGTTATCTGCAGATGCACTTCGCGCTCGACGGCACCCCTGAGTTCGCCGAACCCTACGAGATCCTGAACAACCCCGAATTGCAGGGCACCATAGGACTTTTCAGTACTCCCGAGGAGCTGCAGCAACAGTGGGAGGACAGCCGCCGGGGTGTCGTGCCGGCCGATCCGTCCGTCGCCTGGCAGATTCCGTCGGTCCTGGATCCCGAGCTGGCACCACCGGGCAAGCATGCGTCGTCGGCGTTCGCGCTCTGGTTCCCGATCGAGGGTGGCGGCGACTACGGCGCGATGAAACGTGAGATGGGACAACGGGTTATCGACAAGATCACCCGCGTGGCGCCCAACTTCGAGAAGCTGATCCTGCGGCACACGACGTTCACGCCGCGACACATGGACCGGATGTTCGGCGCTCCCGGCGGCGACTACTGCCATGGCCTGATCCACCCCGAACAGATGGGGCCCAACCGGCCCGGTCCGCGGGGCTACCTCGACCAGGAGCTGCCGGTACAGGGCGTCTACCTGGGCGGCGCCGGCTGTCACGGTGGCCCTGCCGTCAACTTCATCCCCGGTTACAACGCCGCTCACGCCGTGCTGAACACGTGA
- a CDS encoding GntR family transcriptional regulator, protein MRPHRRSVLLGQLVADRTAPSQQGVLTELRRAVLDGGVPPGTPIPLAEVADVFGVSQIPVREALKTLIGEGLVAHRLNFGYTVALLTPQELREMYIVREALESASLAVAVANATDADRAAAVAVNVRLQQAIHDDDAGAYHRQSRELHAALTRPSRMYRLLHMLEAAWNVTEPVQSMVHVSRDDRADLHADHCAMVDAFVTGDAERLVTVSENHAVRLNAVIATLPTDTGLLA, encoded by the coding sequence ATGCGGCCCCATCGGCGTTCTGTCCTGCTCGGACAGCTGGTGGCGGATCGGACCGCACCGTCACAGCAGGGGGTGCTGACCGAACTGCGCCGTGCGGTCCTCGACGGCGGGGTGCCGCCCGGTACGCCGATCCCGTTGGCTGAGGTGGCGGACGTGTTCGGCGTCAGCCAGATTCCGGTGCGGGAGGCGCTGAAGACGCTCATCGGGGAGGGGCTGGTGGCGCACCGGCTCAATTTCGGCTACACCGTGGCGCTGTTGACCCCGCAGGAACTACGCGAAATGTACATCGTGCGTGAGGCTTTGGAGTCGGCGTCGCTCGCTGTCGCCGTGGCCAACGCCACCGATGCCGACCGCGCGGCGGCGGTCGCGGTCAACGTCAGGCTGCAGCAGGCGATCCACGACGACGACGCGGGCGCCTACCACCGGCAGAGCCGGGAGCTGCATGCCGCTCTCACCCGACCGTCGCGTATGTATCGGCTGCTGCACATGCTGGAGGCGGCGTGGAATGTCACCGAACCCGTGCAGTCCATGGTGCATGTCAGCCGTGACGATCGGGCGGACCTGCACGCTGATCATTGCGCGATGGTCGACGCCTTCGTCACTGGTGATGCGGAGCGCCTGGTCACCGTCTCGGAAAACCATGCCGTCCGGCTCAACGCGGTGATCGCCACACTGCCGACCGACACGGGACTGCTGGCCTAG
- a CDS encoding NCS1 family nucleobase:cation symporter-1, with the protein MTDTLVPKDVTPPGAVVGAGDIVEAAGHPIGGGVIKPDYDPRLTNEDLAPLGKQSWGSYNIFAFWMSDVHSVGGYVTAGSLFALGLASWQVLVALLIGITLVYFLCNLVAKPSQAAGVPYPVICRTAFGVLGANIPAVIRGLIAVAWYGIQTYLASAALDVVLLKLFPGLAPYADLGTHGFLGLPLLGWASFLLLWVLQACVFWRGMEAIRRFIDFCGPAVYVVMFILCGYLIYKAGWGAIDLNLGAVTYTGLDSIPVMLGAIALVVSYFSGPMLNFGDFSRYGKSFAAVKKGNLLGLPVNFLVFSVLVVVTASLTLPVFGELLTDPVQTVARIDSTFAIVLGALTFTIATIGINIVANFISPAFDFSNVSPQRISWRAGGMIAAVGSVLITPWNLYNNPEVIHYTLETLGAFIGPLFGVLLADFYLVRKQKVIVDDLFTMAESGKYWYAGGYNKVAVIATVAGALLAALPVLLAGSVYGMHTAAQYSWFIGCGVALSLYRVLAVRDRFVAESVS; encoded by the coding sequence ATGACCGACACCCTCGTTCCCAAGGACGTCACCCCACCAGGCGCGGTGGTCGGCGCAGGTGACATCGTCGAGGCCGCCGGCCACCCGATCGGTGGCGGCGTCATCAAACCGGACTACGACCCGCGATTGACCAACGAGGACCTGGCCCCGCTGGGCAAGCAGAGCTGGGGTTCCTACAACATCTTCGCGTTCTGGATGTCCGACGTGCACAGCGTCGGCGGCTACGTGACCGCGGGCAGCTTGTTCGCGCTGGGCCTGGCCAGTTGGCAGGTGCTGGTGGCGCTGCTGATCGGCATCACCCTCGTCTACTTCCTGTGCAACCTGGTCGCCAAGCCGAGCCAGGCTGCCGGCGTGCCGTATCCGGTGATCTGTCGCACCGCGTTCGGCGTGCTGGGGGCGAACATCCCGGCCGTCATCCGTGGTCTGATCGCGGTGGCTTGGTACGGCATCCAGACCTACTTGGCGTCGGCGGCCCTGGATGTCGTTCTGCTCAAGCTGTTCCCGGGACTGGCCCCTTACGCAGACCTCGGCACCCACGGCTTCCTCGGTTTGCCGCTACTGGGCTGGGCCAGCTTCCTGCTGCTGTGGGTGTTGCAGGCCTGTGTCTTCTGGCGTGGCATGGAGGCCATCCGCAGGTTCATCGACTTCTGTGGGCCCGCCGTCTACGTCGTCATGTTCATCCTGTGTGGCTACCTCATCTACAAAGCCGGCTGGGGCGCAATCGATCTCAACCTCGGCGCGGTCACGTACACCGGCCTCGATTCGATTCCGGTGATGCTCGGCGCGATAGCGTTGGTGGTGTCCTACTTCTCCGGTCCGATGCTCAACTTCGGCGACTTCTCCCGCTACGGCAAGTCGTTCGCCGCGGTCAAAAAGGGCAACCTCCTCGGGCTGCCGGTCAACTTCCTGGTGTTCTCGGTGCTGGTCGTGGTCACCGCGTCGCTGACGCTGCCGGTGTTCGGCGAACTGCTCACCGACCCCGTGCAAACCGTGGCGCGCATCGACAGCACCTTCGCAATCGTGTTGGGCGCGTTGACCTTCACCATCGCCACCATCGGCATCAATATCGTCGCCAACTTCATCAGCCCGGCGTTCGACTTCTCCAACGTCAGCCCGCAGCGCATCAGCTGGCGTGCCGGCGGCATGATCGCCGCGGTCGGCTCGGTCCTGATCACCCCGTGGAATCTCTACAACAACCCGGAGGTGATCCACTACACGCTGGAGACCCTGGGCGCCTTCATCGGCCCACTGTTCGGCGTGCTGCTCGCCGACTTCTACCTGGTGCGCAAGCAGAAGGTGATCGTCGACGACTTGTTCACCATGGCCGAGTCCGGAAAGTACTGGTACGCAGGCGGCTACAACAAGGTCGCGGTCATCGCCACCGTTGCCGGCGCGCTTCTCGCGGCGCTTCCGGTGCTACTGGCGGGCAGTGTGTACGGCATGCACACCGCGGCTCAGTACAGCTGGTTCATCGGCTGCGGCGTCGCACTCAGCCTCTACCGGGTACTGGCTGTCCGCGACCGGTTCGTCGCCGAGTCGGTGTCGTGA
- a CDS encoding aspartate/glutamate racemase family protein, protein MTRIWVINPNTTESMTAGIGRCAQALAGPGVDVVAVTSEYGPPSIESHYDEAMSVPGLLEAIRHGEDAGVDGYVIACFGDPGLDAAREVAAGPVIGIAEAAMQTASHLGRGFSVVTTLSRTMGRAADLAERYGMQRFCMGIHACDIPVLDLETDPTARKVITEACREALEVDGSDVVVLGCAGMADMCAAITAELGVPVVDGVSAATLTVQALVRMGLRTGKRGEFATPPAKQYTVRREG, encoded by the coding sequence GTGACCCGGATTTGGGTGATCAACCCGAACACCACAGAATCGATGACTGCCGGGATCGGCCGCTGCGCACAGGCGTTGGCCGGTCCCGGCGTCGATGTCGTCGCCGTGACGTCCGAATACGGTCCACCTTCGATCGAAAGCCACTACGACGAGGCGATGAGCGTGCCGGGTCTGCTCGAGGCGATCCGGCATGGTGAGGATGCCGGGGTCGACGGGTATGTGATCGCGTGCTTCGGTGATCCGGGGCTGGACGCGGCTCGGGAGGTCGCGGCCGGGCCGGTCATCGGCATCGCCGAGGCCGCCATGCAGACGGCCAGCCACCTCGGCCGGGGCTTCTCTGTGGTGACGACGCTGTCGCGCACCATGGGCCGCGCCGCCGATCTGGCGGAACGCTATGGGATGCAACGGTTCTGCATGGGTATCCACGCCTGCGACATTCCGGTGCTCGACCTGGAGACCGACCCGACGGCCCGCAAGGTCATCACCGAGGCCTGCCGGGAGGCGTTGGAGGTCGACGGTTCCGATGTCGTCGTGCTGGGGTGTGCGGGCATGGCCGACATGTGCGCGGCGATCACCGCCGAACTCGGGGTGCCGGTGGTCGACGGGGTCAGCGCCGCGACATTGACGGTGCAGGCGCTGGTGCGGATGGGTCTGCGCACCGGTAAGCGTGGCGAGTTCGCGACGCCGCCGGCGAAGCAGTACACCGTCCGGCGCGAAGGCTAG
- the puuE gene encoding allantoinase PuuE: protein MSYPRDLVGYGRTPPDPQWPGDAAIAVQFVLNYEEGGERNVLDGDPASETFLSEITPADAFPNRHMSMESLYEYGSRAGLWRILRLFERRDIPLTIFAVARALQRNPEALAAFGELGHEIACHGLRWTSYQLTDRDTERQHMAEAVRILTELTGAAPLGWYTGRDSPHTRELVVEHGGFVYDSDSYADDLPYWVRVADTDHLVVPYTLDTNDMRFASPAGFSNGDEFFAHLRDAFDVLYAEGVGGSPKMLSIGLHCRLVGRPARSAALERFLDHVQRHERVWLARRIDIAEHWRAVHPAG from the coding sequence GTGAGCTACCCACGCGACCTGGTGGGCTATGGCCGCACCCCGCCGGACCCGCAGTGGCCCGGGGATGCGGCCATTGCCGTGCAGTTCGTCCTCAACTATGAAGAGGGCGGCGAGAGGAACGTGCTCGACGGGGATCCGGCCTCGGAGACTTTCCTGTCTGAGATCACCCCGGCCGACGCGTTCCCCAACCGACATATGAGCATGGAGTCGCTCTACGAGTACGGCTCACGAGCCGGATTGTGGCGGATACTAAGGCTTTTCGAACGGCGGGATATCCCGCTGACCATCTTCGCGGTGGCGCGGGCCCTCCAGCGCAACCCGGAAGCATTGGCCGCGTTCGGCGAACTCGGACACGAGATCGCCTGTCACGGTCTGCGGTGGACGTCCTACCAGCTGACTGATCGCGACACCGAACGCCAGCACATGGCCGAGGCGGTACGGATCCTGACCGAACTCACCGGCGCCGCGCCACTGGGCTGGTACACCGGCCGGGACTCACCGCACACTCGGGAGCTGGTCGTCGAACACGGCGGGTTCGTGTACGACTCGGACTCCTACGCCGACGATCTGCCGTACTGGGTGCGGGTGGCGGACACCGACCATCTTGTGGTGCCGTACACCCTTGATACCAACGACATGCGCTTCGCTTCTCCCGCAGGCTTTTCCAACGGCGACGAGTTCTTCGCTCATCTCCGGGACGCGTTCGACGTGCTCTACGCCGAAGGTGTGGGCGGCAGCCCGAAGATGCTCTCGATCGGGTTGCACTGCCGCTTGGTCGGCCGACCGGCCCGCAGCGCCGCGCTGGAACGATTCCTCGACCACGTGCAGCGTCATGAACGGGTGTGGCTGGCCCGGCGCATCGACATCGCCGAGCACTGGCGTGCCGTGCACCCGGCCGGCTAG
- the alc gene encoding allantoicase produces the protein MTESLPDFTWLPDLALRSLGGAVIWANDEVFAEKENLISPGPSAYRPASFGHKGQVYDGWETRRRRDAGHDTAIVRLGVPGVIRGVVVDTAWFKGNYPPAVSVDAIEVDGYPTAEQLAVDPGWVPLIERSRVYGDTRNNFEVSSEQRWTHVRLNIYPDGGVARLRVHGEGRPDKRFLGVGPVDLAALENGGLVLDCSNRFYSSPQNLIFPGQAQVMGDGWETARRRDDANDWVRIRLAGPGRVRLAEIDTSYFIGNSPGAAALTALRADGQWIELLPRTELLPDTRHRFLIDVGDVVSEARLDIYPDGGLARLRLFGELA, from the coding sequence ATGACTGAATCATTGCCGGACTTCACCTGGCTGCCGGATCTCGCGCTACGGAGCCTCGGCGGGGCGGTGATCTGGGCGAACGACGAAGTGTTCGCCGAGAAAGAGAACCTCATCTCCCCCGGTCCCTCGGCATATCGGCCGGCATCGTTCGGGCACAAGGGGCAGGTATACGACGGGTGGGAGACCCGGCGACGCCGCGACGCCGGCCACGACACGGCAATCGTGCGACTCGGTGTCCCGGGCGTCATCCGCGGCGTGGTCGTGGACACGGCATGGTTCAAGGGCAACTACCCGCCGGCCGTCTCCGTCGACGCCATCGAGGTCGACGGGTACCCGACGGCCGAACAGCTGGCCGTCGACCCGGGCTGGGTACCGCTCATCGAGCGCTCGCGCGTATACGGGGACACCCGCAACAACTTCGAGGTCTCCTCGGAACAGCGATGGACGCACGTGCGCCTCAACATCTACCCGGACGGCGGGGTGGCACGACTGCGGGTGCACGGAGAAGGCCGCCCGGACAAGCGATTCCTCGGCGTCGGCCCGGTGGACCTGGCGGCGCTGGAGAACGGCGGCCTGGTGCTGGACTGCTCGAATCGCTTCTACAGCTCGCCGCAGAATCTGATCTTCCCCGGCCAAGCACAAGTGATGGGCGATGGCTGGGAAACCGCTCGCCGCCGCGACGACGCCAACGACTGGGTGCGCATCCGGCTGGCCGGACCGGGCCGGGTGCGGCTCGCCGAGATCGACACGTCCTACTTCATCGGGAACAGCCCCGGGGCCGCGGCACTGACCGCATTGCGCGCCGACGGACAGTGGATCGAACTACTGCCCCGCACCGAGCTGCTGCCCGACACCCGGCACCGTTTCCTCATCGACGTCGGCGACGTGGTGTCCGAGGCACGACTGGACATCTATCCGGACGGAGGGTTGGCCCGATTGCGCCTGTTCGGGGAACTCGCGTGA
- a CDS encoding DUF6986 family protein yields the protein MSDPHHRIPADALHRIDTLLSRVDADLAARFPGDGAATQPIHTVYVSAADATPDTPAQWGQAALELLDRHTEVFTELGDHTTVALVRDQLAEAPIADLRLDFEDGYGHRGDDVEDRDAARAAMTLPALGLSHNGIRIKGLTTMERRRALRTLELVLDAGAIEGFVFTVPKLRAAEQVTAAVWLCEALETAHGLADHTLRFELQIESPQAVLGPDGTATLARAIQLADRRCSGLHYGTYDYSAACGIAPQHQALDHPVADHAKAVMQTAAAQTGVWIADGSTQVAPIGTEEQVVQAIRRHHRLVTRSLERGFYQGWDMHPGHLVTRWLATFTFFRAAMSAAAPRLQAYLNRSGGPIVDEPATAEALAAVVLRGLDCGAFGADDVLAVAPGATVEVLRNLKSRKLS from the coding sequence GTGTCGGACCCCCACCATCGCATCCCGGCGGATGCGCTCCATCGCATCGACACCCTGCTGTCGCGCGTCGACGCCGACCTCGCGGCGCGGTTTCCGGGGGACGGCGCTGCCACCCAGCCGATACATACCGTCTATGTCAGCGCGGCCGACGCGACGCCCGACACTCCTGCTCAGTGGGGTCAGGCCGCGCTCGAACTGCTGGACCGGCACACGGAGGTCTTCACTGAGCTCGGCGACCACACCACCGTGGCGCTGGTGCGCGACCAGCTCGCCGAAGCGCCGATTGCCGACTTGCGGCTGGATTTCGAGGATGGCTACGGCCACCGTGGCGATGACGTGGAAGATCGTGACGCGGCACGAGCGGCGATGACCCTCCCCGCACTCGGGTTGAGCCACAACGGGATTCGCATCAAGGGACTGACCACGATGGAGCGCCGTCGGGCCCTGCGCACCCTCGAGTTGGTGCTCGACGCGGGCGCCATCGAAGGATTCGTCTTCACCGTGCCGAAACTGCGTGCGGCCGAACAGGTCACCGCGGCAGTCTGGCTGTGCGAGGCATTGGAGACCGCGCACGGTCTGGCCGATCACACGCTGCGCTTCGAGCTGCAGATCGAGAGCCCACAGGCGGTACTCGGCCCCGACGGGACCGCGACCCTCGCCCGCGCAATCCAATTGGCCGATCGCCGGTGCAGCGGATTGCATTACGGCACATACGATTACAGCGCGGCCTGCGGAATCGCCCCACAACATCAGGCGCTCGATCACCCCGTGGCCGACCACGCCAAGGCGGTGATGCAAACCGCCGCCGCGCAGACGGGGGTCTGGATCGCCGACGGCTCGACGCAGGTGGCCCCGATCGGCACCGAAGAGCAAGTGGTACAGGCGATCCGGCGCCACCATCGGCTCGTCACCCGATCACTCGAACGCGGTTTCTACCAGGGTTGGGACATGCACCCCGGTCACCTGGTGACACGGTGGCTGGCCACCTTCACCTTCTTCCGGGCCGCCATGTCCGCCGCGGCGCCACGGCTGCAGGCCTACCTGAACCGTAGCGGCGGCCCGATCGTCGACGAACCCGCGACCGCAGAGGCGTTGGCCGCGGTGGTGTTGCGCGGGCTGGACTGCGGCGCGTTCGGCGCCGACGACGTACTCGCGGTCGCGCCCGGCGCCACCGTCGAAGTGCTACGAAACCTCAAGAGCCGGAAGCTGTCATGA
- a CDS encoding alpha/beta hydrolase, whose protein sequence is MTSAERIDDPAERSAPEIVTYAGPEWMGKANWHSVAEAYLLRAVKPLLFLLTKVMLAINKRFPQVLLDRAYDGSERVTNWMPAVRGSRTEKVELPNCPAEWVWNGASPPVDGRVIIYFHGSAFIALGINSHRPLVSHIARDSRSRALSVGYRLCPRNLVEDAVDDGVDAYRYVLAQGVKPENIVLAGDSAGGFIAAMTAVTVRDLGMAPPAGCVLLSAATDSDMTPKYEAAQRVPDAMFPVDFLRMISEVFLLRNGGRDAIPSPVDADLRGLGPFLLQVGSEEALRPDSELMAERLAAAGVPVRLQVFDRAVHVFQAFAFSNPDARRAVGEIADFVKDVA, encoded by the coding sequence ATGACCAGCGCCGAACGGATCGATGATCCTGCTGAGCGCTCTGCTCCGGAGATCGTCACGTACGCGGGCCCGGAGTGGATGGGCAAGGCCAACTGGCATTCGGTCGCCGAGGCGTACCTGCTCAGGGCCGTGAAGCCGTTGCTGTTCCTGCTGACCAAGGTCATGCTGGCCATCAACAAGCGGTTTCCGCAGGTCCTGCTGGACCGCGCGTACGACGGTTCTGAGCGGGTTACCAACTGGATGCCTGCCGTGCGGGGGTCGCGCACCGAAAAAGTCGAGCTGCCGAACTGCCCGGCGGAATGGGTCTGGAACGGGGCCAGTCCTCCGGTCGACGGTCGCGTCATCATCTATTTCCACGGGTCGGCGTTCATCGCGCTCGGCATCAACAGCCACCGCCCGCTGGTCAGCCACATCGCCCGCGACAGCCGCTCCCGCGCCTTGTCTGTGGGGTACCGGCTGTGCCCGCGGAACTTGGTCGAAGACGCGGTCGACGACGGTGTCGACGCCTACCGCTATGTGCTGGCGCAGGGCGTGAAGCCCGAGAACATCGTGCTGGCCGGTGACTCCGCCGGTGGGTTTATCGCGGCCATGACCGCCGTGACGGTGCGCGACCTGGGCATGGCGCCGCCCGCCGGCTGTGTGCTCCTCTCAGCTGCCACGGACAGTGACATGACGCCGAAATATGAAGCCGCACAACGCGTTCCGGATGCAATGTTCCCGGTCGACTTTCTCCGGATGATCAGCGAGGTCTTCCTGCTGCGTAACGGCGGGCGCGACGCGATCCCGTCTCCGGTCGACGCCGACCTCCGTGGCTTGGGCCCGTTCCTGCTGCAGGTGGGTTCCGAAGAGGCGCTGCGGCCCGATTCGGAGCTGATGGCCGAGCGGCTCGCCGCGGCAGGCGTGCCGGTGCGGCTGCAGGTCTTCGACCGTGCGGTCCACGTCTTTCAGGCCTTCGCCTTTTCGAACCCCGACGCCCGTCGTGCGGTTGGGGAGATCGCGGACTTCGTGAAAGACGTCGCCTAG
- a CDS encoding acetyl-CoA C-acetyltransferase, giving the protein MSEEAFIYEAIRTPRGKQRNGALNEVKPVNLIVGLIDEMRRRNPDLDENLISDVIMGVVSPVGDQGGDIARTAALVAKLPETTGGFQLNRFCASGLEAVNLAAQKVRSGWDDLVYAGGVESMSRVPMGSDGGAWAGDPETNYRIGFVPQGIGADLIATIEGFSREDVDAYAVRSQEKAAAAWSGGYFAKSVVPVKDQNGLVILDHDEHMRPGTTVESLGKLNSAFAGLGAMGGFDDVALQKYHYVEKINHVHHGGNSSGIVDGAALVLIGSEAAGKSQNLTPRARIVATATSGADPVIMLTGPTPATKKVLDRAGLTVDDIDLFEINEAFASVVLKFQKDLNIPDEKLNVNGGAIAMGHPLGATGAMITGTMVDELERRGAKRALVTLCIGGGMGVATIIERV; this is encoded by the coding sequence ATGTCCGAAGAAGCCTTCATCTATGAGGCCATTCGCACGCCCCGTGGCAAGCAGCGCAACGGTGCACTGAACGAGGTCAAGCCGGTCAACCTCATCGTCGGCCTGATTGACGAAATGCGTCGTCGCAATCCTGATCTGGACGAGAACCTGATCAGCGACGTCATCATGGGCGTTGTTTCGCCCGTCGGCGACCAGGGTGGCGACATCGCCCGCACCGCCGCGCTCGTGGCCAAGCTGCCCGAGACCACCGGTGGCTTCCAGCTCAACCGTTTCTGCGCCTCCGGCCTGGAGGCCGTGAACCTGGCCGCACAGAAGGTCCGCTCCGGCTGGGACGACCTGGTGTACGCCGGTGGCGTCGAGTCCATGAGCCGCGTCCCGATGGGTTCGGACGGCGGCGCGTGGGCCGGTGACCCCGAGACCAACTACCGCATCGGCTTCGTCCCGCAGGGCATCGGCGCCGACCTGATCGCCACCATCGAGGGCTTCTCGCGTGAAGACGTCGACGCCTACGCGGTGCGCTCGCAGGAGAAGGCCGCCGCGGCCTGGTCCGGCGGCTACTTCGCCAAGTCGGTCGTGCCGGTCAAGGACCAGAATGGCCTCGTCATCCTGGACCACGACGAGCACATGCGTCCCGGCACCACCGTGGAGAGCCTGGGCAAGCTGAACTCCGCGTTCGCGGGTCTGGGCGCCATGGGCGGCTTCGACGACGTGGCACTGCAGAAGTACCACTACGTCGAGAAGATCAACCACGTCCACCACGGTGGCAACAGCTCGGGCATCGTCGACGGCGCCGCGCTGGTGCTGATCGGTAGCGAGGCTGCCGGCAAGTCGCAGAACCTGACCCCGCGTGCCCGCATCGTGGCGACCGCCACCAGTGGTGCCGACCCGGTCATCATGCTGACCGGCCCGACCCCGGCCACCAAGAAGGTCCTCGACCGCGCCGGCCTGACGGTCGACGACATCGACCTCTTCGAAATCAACGAGGCCTTCGCCTCGGTGGTGCTCAAGTTCCAGAAGGACCTGAACATCCCGGACGAGAAGCTGAACGTCAACGGTGGCGCCATCGCGATGGGCCACCCGCTGGGCGCCACCGGCGCCATGATCACCGGAACCATGGTCGACGAGCTCGAGCGCCGCGGCGCCAAGCGTGCCCTGGTCACGCTGTGTATCGGCGGCGGCATGGGCGTGGCCACCATCATCGAGCGCGTCTAG